The Maniola hyperantus chromosome 12, iAphHyp1.2, whole genome shotgun sequence genome has a segment encoding these proteins:
- the PIG-F gene encoding uncharacterized protein PIG-F — protein MFSLNNNLELRRVTISSLLTCIYLPSIVTVISYKGLLYSVGNASSIYILVLIFLAELMKSFYLNSSNEFQVKKKSKNRASEVMKSVVFFFGVVFCFFVAIILFGAPVLENHDGTLMLSCLLTLLTIFPLIAHSGVESAMQLLFGVKNFSRDTIIAMLVNNALMTICGAWLGAVVIPLDWNTPWQQWPIPCYLGAIGGYLLSNVLTVTKVTLMSASNKYPALNFFVNVINRLHISK, from the coding sequence ATGTTTTCGTTGAACAATAATTTAGAACTGCGAAGAGTTACTATTTCCAGTCTGTTAACATGCATTTATCTGCCGAGCATTGTGACTGTGATATCTTACAAGGGTCTACTGTATTCTGTTGGGAATGCCTCCTCAATTTATATCCTGGTTCTTATATTTCTGGCAGAGTTGATGAAATCATTTTACCTGAACTCTAGTAATGAATTCCAAGTTAAGAAGAAGAGTAAAAACCGTGCTAGCGAGGTTATGAAATCTGTAGTATTCTTCTTTGGagttgtgttttgtttttttgtggCTATAATCCTGTTCGGCGCTCCGGTGTTAGAGAATCATGATGGGACGTTAATGTTGTCTTGTCTACTGACTTTGTTGACTATATTTCCGTTAATAGCACATTCAGGGGTCGAATCAGCGATGCAACTTTTATTTGGTGTTAAAAACTTCTCCAGAGACACAATAATCGCTATGTTGGTAAATAACGCTTTGATGACAATCTGTGGAGCTTGGCTTGGTGCTGTGGTAATTCCATTGGACTGGAACACCCCGTGGCAGCAATGGCCAATACCATGTTATTTAGGAGCTATCGGTGGTTACTTGTTATCAAATGTGTTAACTGTGACCAAAGTCACTCTAATGTCAGCGTCGAATAAGTACCCAGCCCTCAACTTTTTTGTTAATGTGATAAATAGACTGCATATTTCTAAATAG
- the Alas gene encoding 5-aminolevulinate synthase, non-specific, mitochondrial — protein MLYVRSIQNRINTVLYTCVVSECHRLHKMPCPFLGSMNQGFVRNYGSVLLKQYGNLCPILSRGFRSLGVDETKCPFIQDNSIVSEAPKEMTEDIKESVPTYQYDKFFSEQINAKKKDYSYRVFRKVSRLAAEGMYPQALEGAENRRVTVWCANDYLGASRHRAVQDAAVSAIRAYGTGAGGTRNIAGNSQMTEKLEAEIAKLHKKPAALIFSSCFVANDATLSTLAKLMPDCIVYSDAGNHASMIQGIRNSRAPKHIFRHNDPNHLRELLSASPAGVPKLVVFETVHSMSGAICPLEEMCDIAHEYGALTFVDEVHAVGLYGKHGAGIAEERGLEHHIDIVSGTLGKAFGNVGGYIAGSSLLIDTIRSLAPGFIFTTALPPPTLAGSLAAIRLLASEEGRSMRAKHQGIVRYLKLSLLIAGLPQMPSVSHIVPVPITGADKVAQVAESLMKRGHYVQAINYPTVARGEERLRFAPGPHHTPEMIDSLVTALIESFHENNIRFDQFMVNGACRECSMEYKVDIAYEEPYKYTMIAA, from the coding sequence ATGTTGTACGTGCGGAGCATCCAAAATCGTATAAACACTGTTCTATATACTTGTGTCGTAAGTGAGTGTCATCGATTACATAAAATGCCTTGCCCATTCCTAGGATCAATGAATCAAGGATTCGTGAGGAATTACGGCAGCGTGCTACTCAAACAATATGGGAACCTGTGCCCGATCCTCTCCCGAGGCTTCCGCTCCCTCGGGGTCGACGAGACCAAGTGCCCTTTCATTCAGGACAACTCGATCGTTTCCGAGGCTCCGAAAGAAATGACCGAGGACATCAAGGAGAGCGTGCCCACATACCAGTACGACAAGTTCTTCAGTGAACAAATCAACGCCAAGAAGAAGGATTACTCGTACCGAGTGTTCAGGAAGGTGTCTCGTCTCGCGGCGGAGGGTATGTATCCGCAGGCGCTGGAAGGAGCCGAGAACCGGCGCGTGACGGTGTGGTGCGCCAACGACTACCTGGGAGCGTCGCGCCACCGCGCCGTGCAGGACGCGGCCGTCTCCGCCATCCGCGCCTACGGCACGGGCGCGGGCGGCACGCGCAACATCGCGGGCAACTCCCAAATGACTGAAAAACTCGAAGCCGAAATCGCCAAACTCCACAAGAAGCCTGCCGCCCTCATCTTCAGTTCCTGTTTTGTTGCAAACGATGCAACTTTGTCCACTCTAGCTAAACTCATGCCAGATTGTATCGTCTACTCGGACGCGGGCAACCACGCTTCCATGATCCAGGGGATCAGGAACAGCCGGGCTCCCAAACATATATTTAGGCACAATGACCCCAACCACCTTAGAGAATTGTTATCGGCGTCGCCGGCCGGTGTACCGAAGCTAGTCGTTTTTGAGACTGTCCACTCCATGAGTGGAGCCATTTGTCCTTTAGAAGAAATGTGTGATATTGCTCATGAGTATGGGGCCTTGACCTTTGTGGATGAGGTGCATGCTGTGGGGTTATATGGAAAACATGGCGCAGGCATTGCGGAGGAGAGAGGTCTGGAGCACCACATAGACATTGTGTCTGGAACTTTGGGTAAAGCCTTTGGCAATGTTGGCGGGTACATTGCTGGGTCCAGTCTTCTCATTGATACCATCCGGTCGCTCGCACCTGGGTTTATTTTCACCACAGCACTTCCTCCGCCAACTTTAGCAGGCTCCTTGGCAGCTATACGCCTTCTGGCCAGCGAGGAAGGAAGAAGTATGAGAGCGAAACACCAAGGAATCGTGAGATACTTAAAACTATCTTTGCTCATCGCTGGTCTTCCTCAAATGCCATCCGTGAGTCACATAGTACCTGTGCCGATAACTGGCGCAGACAAGGTCGCCCAGGTGGCAGAGTCCCTGATGAAGAGGGGCCATTACGTGCAAGCTATCAACTACCCGACGGTGGCTCGGGGGGAGGAGCGCTTGAGGTTCGCGCCGGGGCCTCACCACACGCCAGAAATGATAGACAGCCTGGTCACTGCCTTGATTGAATCATTCCATGAAAATAATATCAGGTTCGACCAGTTTATGGTGAACGGCGCTTGCAGAGAGTGCAGTATGGAGTACAAGGTCGACATCGCGTATGAAGAACCATACAAGTACACCATGATCGCTGCATAA